A portion of the Tindallia magadiensis genome contains these proteins:
- a CDS encoding DUF881 domain-containing protein: protein MKKKQPYMLMLLFFVISGILLGANMDSNKHLEDQDPLMTTDNTGNIQEIEDLKKVNEDMRQRIKGLREEIQTLEMERADGNLAIQKLMGEIAEYQMLSGHQEVEGAGIQIRIEGMFEENIAELMERRRYMVTLVNELRANGAEVISINGNRITARSEMTLAGNHIQVNGNPIAPPYEVKAIGNQQEFQRYFDHRTFLFQLMKGDGIVVSVDFSDHLVIERPSREKVVQFMEANIN, encoded by the coding sequence ATGAAGAAAAAGCAACCATATATGCTTATGTTACTTTTTTTTGTTATCTCTGGAATTCTTTTAGGTGCAAATATGGACTCCAACAAACACCTTGAGGATCAAGACCCCCTTATGACAACCGATAATACTGGGAATATTCAGGAAATAGAAGATCTGAAAAAAGTAAATGAAGACATGCGTCAACGAATAAAGGGATTGCGAGAAGAAATCCAAACGCTGGAAATGGAGAGAGCTGACGGAAACTTGGCTATTCAAAAGTTAATGGGAGAAATAGCTGAATATCAAATGCTTTCTGGTCACCAAGAAGTCGAAGGGGCAGGTATTCAAATAAGGATTGAGGGTATGTTTGAAGAAAATATTGCTGAGTTGATGGAAAGAAGAAGGTATATGGTCACATTAGTGAATGAACTGCGTGCTAATGGCGCAGAGGTTATCTCAATTAATGGTAACCGGATTACCGCAAGAAGCGAAATGACATTAGCTGGAAATCATATACAGGTTAATGGAAACCCTATAGCACCACCATATGAAGTGAAAGCTATTGGAAATCAGCAGGAGTTTCAAAGATATTTTGATCATCGGACCTTTTTATTTCAGCTAATGAAAGGTGATGGCATTGTTGTGTCTGTTGATTTTTCAGATCATCTGGTTATAGAAAGGCCTTCCAGAGAGAAGGTTGTTCAGTTTATGGAAGCAAATATTAATTAA
- a CDS encoding bactofilin family protein has translation MFNKKQDTTSPQFDNFDTVIGKKAEFEGTIKAQEPIRVDGCLTGEIVSESDVVIGEGSKVKGNIQCKNILLAGTVNGNVHASGQLHITGTGSLYGDASIYSFIVDENGIFDGGCQMKKSDQNKSDLIEPVNDNSEQASSSNSKRNTTRKNRS, from the coding sequence ATGTTTAACAAAAAACAAGATACAACATCTCCACAGTTTGATAACTTCGATACTGTAATCGGAAAGAAAGCAGAGTTTGAAGGGACCATTAAAGCACAAGAACCTATCCGAGTTGATGGTTGCCTCACCGGCGAAATCGTTAGTGAATCTGATGTTGTCATTGGTGAGGGTTCAAAAGTAAAGGGGAATATTCAATGTAAAAATATTTTACTTGCCGGAACAGTGAATGGGAATGTTCACGCTAGTGGACAACTTCATATTACTGGTACAGGGTCTCTGTATGGTGATGCATCCATCTATTCATTCATCGTTGATGAAAACGGAATCTTTGATGGTGGATGTCAGATGAAAAAAAGTGATCAAAACAAATCAGATCTTATAGAACCGGTCAACGACAATAGCGAACAAGCCTCTTCTTCCAACAGTAAAAGAAATACTACTCGTAAAAATCGTTCTTAA
- a CDS encoding M23 family metallopeptidase, which translates to MEKKPAHFVKAPQKKYTFMLIPNHSGRIYRFSILESILKTSSVVLIFLIASLSIGVWHYHGKHSVAQHQLTQERILTAQLSQENRDYLDEIAFLKTQYQEIDQKLASLQQLEHQVLDMVGLESDNHSHQKNDPSANGIADNDHPLVAMVSRSASMRSAGPGLDDYEVDVEYLNDLISTQRNKMEQLVDDVEAKLEYLDAQPNVWPAQGRISSPFGERISPTNRRTTEFHHGIDIANTSGTSVVAAGSGIVTYSGYNGGYGRMIIISHGYGYTSVYAHNSSNLVEVGDHVKQGETIARMGQTGRATGPHLHFEVRVNGEPKDPMNYLQ; encoded by the coding sequence ATGGAAAAAAAGCCTGCTCATTTTGTTAAGGCTCCCCAAAAAAAGTATACCTTTATGTTAATTCCAAATCATTCGGGAAGAATTTATCGTTTTTCTATTCTCGAATCAATCCTAAAAACTAGCTCGGTGGTTCTTATCTTTTTAATCGCCTCTTTATCTATTGGTGTTTGGCATTATCACGGCAAACATAGTGTTGCTCAACATCAGCTAACTCAGGAGCGAATTCTTACAGCTCAGCTTAGCCAGGAAAACAGAGACTATCTTGATGAAATTGCTTTTCTGAAAACTCAATATCAAGAAATCGATCAAAAACTGGCATCTCTTCAGCAGCTTGAACATCAAGTATTAGACATGGTTGGTTTGGAGTCTGACAATCACAGCCATCAAAAAAATGACCCTTCTGCTAACGGGATTGCTGACAATGACCACCCTTTAGTAGCGATGGTATCAAGATCAGCAAGTATGCGTTCTGCTGGTCCTGGTTTGGATGACTATGAAGTAGATGTGGAATACCTTAATGATTTAATTTCCACTCAACGTAATAAAATGGAACAATTAGTTGATGATGTGGAAGCTAAGCTTGAATACTTAGATGCACAGCCAAATGTGTGGCCAGCTCAAGGAAGAATTAGTTCTCCCTTTGGCGAAAGAATTTCTCCAACCAATCGTCGCACCACAGAATTTCATCATGGCATTGATATCGCCAATACTTCCGGAACTTCTGTCGTCGCTGCTGGTAGTGGTATTGTTACATACTCCGGTTATAACGGAGGGTATGGTCGAATGATTATCATCTCCCATGGCTATGGCTATACTTCTGTGTATGCTCATAACAGTAGCAATCTTGTAGAGGTAGGCGATCACGTGAAACAGGGAGAAACCATTGCACGAATGGGTCAAACTGGTCGCGCAACGGGTCCCCATCTTCATTTTGAAGTGCGGGTAAATGGCGAACCTAAAGATCCCATGAATTATCTTCAGTAA